TCTCTCATTTGATAAAACTTGTTTGAGGTCTGTGCTCTCGAAAAAAGAGTCATAGAATTTAATCGAGGCCTCCATGTTGCTTGTACCAACAACGCAATAGTTGATTTTCATAAGTTTTGCATCCCATATACTAAGCGGGGTTTCATTCAGGTTAGATCATTAAAATCAACATATTTATAAACATGACATTTTATGTCATATTTGTTTTATGAAACAAAAGAATACATCCACAAGATTACAGCGGCTTGATGAGCTAACCGGCCTATTAAAATCAAACGATCACAATCTCATTGCAGATTTGGCTGAAAATCTCGGCGTCAGTCCGCGCACAGTGATGCGCGACTTGGAACTCTTGCGTGAGAAAGGTTACCCAATAGAGACCAGCCTCGGGCGAGGCGGCGGTATAAGTTTACACAAACATTGGGGTTTGGGCCGACTTCATTTTAATTACAAAGAAATTATCGACTTATTACTCAGCCTGGCCGTTATGGAAAAACTTCATTCGCCAATTTTCTTGAGCAATCTAAAATCTATCCGACATAAAATCGCGGCCTCTTTTCCAGAAGCACAGAGAAAGCAAGTCCAAGCCGTTCGAAAAAGAATCCTCTTAAGCGAAATAGCCTCAGAAACAAGTTTTACCCCGTTGGGACAAAACAATAATGCAGCCGTTAAATCTTCAGCCAATTCTGTGTATGAAGCTTTTTTTGAAATGAAGGCAATAAGAATAAATTATAGTGACGTGAAAGGAAGCAAAACAGAGCGAACAATTGAACCACATTTCATCCTGCTCTGCTGGCCGGTATGGTATATCTTAGCCTGGGATCATTTAAGAGATGATGCCCGTTGCTTTCGCCTGGATCGCATACAAAAAGCCAAATTAGAAAACCAAACATTTAAATTAAAAAGCAGCCAGACATTAATCGGAAAATTAGAAAACTTCACAGTTCGTCTTTAGCAGACCTATTTAAAATAACAAACCTACAGATACTCAAAAGGCCAAGCTAAATTTATTTAGCCTCAGCACCAACCTTAATCAACGCACCACTTTCATCAATTAATGGAATACCATAACTTGATAAAATCTTATTAATCTCATCTTGTTTACGTCTAATAATCCGATTGAGTTGGCGTTTCCAAACCTTCTCACCTCGCCTCATACCAAAGGTAATTCGGTAAGACATTCGCCCACCCTTGGTCTCATTAATCAATGGAACAACAGTCAAAGGCTTGCTGGCTGATTTCGCAAAATAACCACCGATCGGTCCCCATAACAGACCAACATCCAAATCACCTTTGGCAATTTCATCTATCATTTGTTCAGCTGGGGAAAAATAACGCCTGTCCACCATACGGTGATATGACTTTATATTATCAAGTAAATCATTGAGGGCTAAAATGGTAACAGGAGGTGTGCCAGCAATAACCCCAATTTTCTTGCCCTTTAAACGAGGGTCATCGAGATTTTTAATTCCCTCAAAATCACCTTTACGATGAATAAGAACATAACTGGTTTTATAATAAGGATTACTATTCAAGACCAGTTCGTGGGCAGAAACATAGCCAATGATAATATCACATTTTTTCTTATCTAAGGTCTGGCGAATAAAACCAACAGATTGAGGAAACCAGGTATACTTAACTTTTACACCAAGTTCCCCTGCAATCAATTCCGCAATCTTATTTTCAAAACCATCTCGGTTTTTCGTAGAAAAAGGCTTATTGGCAGGATCAGCACAAACCCTAAGGCTGGTGCGATCCACCAAATCAGATGTCTGAGCAAAAGCTGGCATTGAAAAACCAAACAGTGAAAAACCAAATAGCACAGTCAATACAAGTCCAACTTGTCTCATAAACTTTAATCTCCAAAACAGTCAGATTCTTCTTCGCGAATCTCTTTAGATTTCGCTTCCTTTTTCAGGTTTCTATGAAAAACAGGCCCCA
The sequence above is a segment of the Hyphomicrobiales bacterium 4NK60-0047b genome. Coding sequences within it:
- a CDS encoding WYL domain-containing protein, with the translated sequence MKQKNTSTRLQRLDELTGLLKSNDHNLIADLAENLGVSPRTVMRDLELLREKGYPIETSLGRGGGISLHKHWGLGRLHFNYKEIIDLLLSLAVMEKLHSPIFLSNLKSIRHKIAASFPEAQRKQVQAVRKRILLSEIASETSFTPLGQNNNAAVKSSANSVYEAFFEMKAIRINYSDVKGSKTERTIEPHFILLCWPVWYILAWDHLRDDARCFRLDRIQKAKLENQTFKLKSSQTLIGKLENFTVRL
- a CDS encoding substrate-binding domain-containing protein — protein: MRQVGLVLTVLFGFSLFGFSMPAFAQTSDLVDRTSLRVCADPANKPFSTKNRDGFENKIAELIAGELGVKVKYTWFPQSVGFIRQTLDKKKCDIIIGYVSAHELVLNSNPYYKTSYVLIHRKGDFEGIKNLDDPRLKGKKIGVIAGTPPVTILALNDLLDNIKSYHRMVDRRYFSPAEQMIDEIAKGDLDVGLLWGPIGGYFAKSASKPLTVVPLINETKGGRMSYRITFGMRRGEKVWKRQLNRIIRRKQDEINKILSSYGIPLIDESGALIKVGAEAK